The DNA region gatcaataataaagatatgCACCTTTTTTAGAGGACCAAAGTTTTACGCAAATCAACAATCGAAAAACTCTTCATTATACAGTCGAGGGTGCCTCCGACCTGATTATTCGGTATATATCGTTGTCTTAATCGAAGACTCCCAGTACCTCAAGCATTACATGATCACACATatttacatacatgcatacacagATGTGTACCACAAAAACATGTCGATCTAGGCTCCACCCgaggacaaaaaaaaatacatgagcACACAAAACTGGCTATCTACATGAACATGATGAGCAAAACTACCTTAGGGTTAGACCATTATTGGAAGCTATACAGATGTCACTGCCACATTACGTCTCTAGCATTCATAAACTGCCAGACCAGCCGTCCACAACTCCAGTACAGGGAGCACACAAGAACGCCTCATGGGAACAACTGAAGCTTCGACCACAAATGGGCAGTGTTCTCTCATTCACTTGTTACCCTGGAAATTGCAAATTCGCCTAGTCAAGATGCAGTATATCAAGTCATAAGCATACATGAAAAGGTAGAGCAACTGAAGGTTTACATAAATGGGAGATGGCAACTCTGAGGAGAGCCAAGATTTTCTATGCCTTCAGATTTAATGTGGTCCCCACCACCATAACTATATGATGATAGTAACCTCCGCTGCAATCAGAGAGTGAATCAGTCAGGATTTCAGAAAAGAGCAATAGAACAAATCAAGTACTATCGTAAAGAGTCATGTAAAACAGACGATATGCCCCTTATCAACATAGTTATACATTCTAAGCTATCTATAGGAACCAGTGTAACAACCGTTTTGAAGCTATTTACTATAGGGAAAAGGTTTTATATATGGTTAATATGATCATTACAACCCTGCACGATGATGGACTCGTCAACTCAAAGCTTGAAAAAAAGTTGAATGTGGTTCGGTTCATGCCAGGGGAGGGAGGATGATTTATTACAGCTGAACCTTTCACACCTAAGAAATAAAGTTGCAATTACAATCTAGATTACACTGATAGTAATGGAATTATCCAGCTAAGTATTTGTGATTGAGAATTTTTACAGGCTGGCACAATTTTCTTTCAAAACACTTAACAAAGTACTTAACCGTGCACTAGCTAAAAAGGCCATGTAACATCAGACATAACTGTAATGAAGCACGCACTGGAATTTCAAGGAGTTCCAGGGTAACATAACAGAAATGACAATGGCTGGAATACAATCTGAAAGAACTACATTATCATCAGCAATGTTTTAAAAAGCGTTAGGCGTTGGGTGGGCAGCAGGGTGGCATCTAGCACATAATCACTGCCTAGACATGCTAATGTGACCCATTTTTGAAACACTTAATTCATCAGAATAACTGTACTGGGCAAAATTATGGTGAACCTAATGGTAGTATAATACAAAATTGGAATATCATCATTGGAATATCATTCATAACATGCTCACATAACTAGAAGCTGAAAAGTTTAAGAGAAATGTGAGTGGATCAGaggaaagaagaaacaaaataacTTACATGTTCTTCAAAGTCAGGACTAGTAAGGTTCGTGGATAGATTTCTCATAAGCAGTAGTACCTGTAGATTGGTCAACCGACCAACCAATGTTCATTGTAAGTCACAAACCACATTTGCATGGGCAGATATTAATAACGTTAAAGAAAGCAAATAAGCAATCAAGACACAAATTCTCAACAATGAATGAAGAAAACAGAAGAGGCTTAGAGCAATTCAAAGTTAAATAGCATAAAATATCtgaatttcttcttcttgggaAGAAAAACAACTGGAGATGTAAAATGATACCAAGAGCTGGATGATGGATGTTTCTGACTTCAGGGGTTCAAAAGGCTTGCTGCTTGTTTTATTTTCAAAGATAGCAAGACTGAAGCGGAATTTTGGTGAAACTTAACTAACACATATCCAATATTAttactgaggattaatgagTTTTATTAAACACTGCTATATTCAGAAAAATTAGAAACTATATCTCAAACTCAAGAATGTACTAAGTTTATGATCATGTAAAATTCAAGGACGTGACTATTAGAGTCTTGTGTTGAGCCACCAGTCATTTTGACTAAAGATTAAATACTGTAGCCAAGACTGCAGCAGAAGCTAGCAAATAGAAACAATAATATGGCATAGAAAAGTGTAAACCATCGAAATGGGAGAGATACCAAATGAAAAGGGTAAAACGATCATGAAATGAAAAACAGTTCCATGAAGTAGAGCTTTTAGAAGACGTACTGTTTCAACGTCAATTGGATCCATCGCCTTTAACCTCTGCAAATGCCCACTAGTATCAGGATCAAATATGCTTCCCAGAAAGCTGTATACTCGGGCAAAATCTGGCATGACTGCATGTGTAACCAGGGAGAAGCAAAATTAAGGATACAGGGGAAAAAATCCATTCATACCAATATATCTGCTTTAAAGATACGATGATACATAACTAACATATAAGGAGATCATGTTTCATAATATGGTTAGGAACTAAGGACAGGTCCCTACTGGATGATACCACAAGattaaaatatgataattttttatgtttctcCTGTATGACCAAAAGGTCCAGCTGCCTAAACTCCAGCTCTCTGAAAGGATTGAGGTTATTAGGGCCATGTTTATTGAGTCGCTAGATTAGATTTGAGATTATGCAGTTGGACATAACTAAGCCTGTGAGGGCTAGGTTCTCAGTTGCTTTAATATACAAATGGGCAAATGACAACTCAGATCATCAGGAATTTCTCCTTAAAAATCATGTTTTCCTCTTAAAATCCACATGCAAGATTACAGCAAATCTTCTACAGGGAAATAAACTTAATGACCTAAAAGAGTCAGAATATGAACCCAATCCCAAATGATCCAGTATGCTATCTAGTATGGTGTGCATGTCAAGCCCTCACTCCATAAcataatttaatttaatctgATGAGGAAGGAAAATGCAGTTGGCAATGGTTTCTATTTTTCTAAGATCACCACACCTAGGCCACGACCAGAGCAATTGGCAAGGTAGATTCGCAGAGTGTATGCTCCAGAAGGATGTGCTCACCACGGAGTGGTAGAACGGCGTTTTCTTGCTCAACTGCTTCAGAAGTTGGCCAAGTTCCAGATGGGCTCTCTATGCTACTAGAGCAGTTATTTGTTGCAACAGCACCTGCACCACCAAATATGTGAAAAGTTAGAATTTCCTCCAAAAGCCAATAATGTTTTATGTAGGTTGCGACAATGTTAAATAACAAACCTTGCACATGACTTGCACTGAAAGGTTGAACAAGAGCATTGTCCCAGGAAGGCACCGCTGCATTCCCATTTGTGTTCCTAACAACATTAGATGTATCCATAGACATAACAGGGCCTTGCTCCCTCGGAGGAGGGAGTTGTTGTGATAATACAGCTTGAGAAACTGCAAACATAAACTCTAGTTACCACACGTCAAACAGAAGGTCATGCCAATGAGCTAGGCTGTTGAATAATACAAACCATTCTTTGAGGCTTTCTGGGGATATGGATGAGCCGCCTTTCGCTTTGGCCGGGGTGGGGGCAGATGCTCACCTGTACCATTCTTCTGAACCTTCAAAAAGTATTTCTGTGCATGGCTCCTTATCTGTCAAAAGAACATTTTTGTAGATCGAGCACATTAGAATGTGTACATCTAACTATGGAATGACTCAAGTCAAAACATCACAAGCATTTCGAGAACTATGGAATGGCTATGGACTGTACCTGTATGACAGTCTTTGAGCCAACatatgcttcaatttttttccaaTCACGATCAAAACTACAGCAAGCAAAAGAACGAGGTAAATTTGAGAAATGTAAGTCGATCATCCAAGACCTCAAACAAAGCATTccaaaaatataataaattcaCAGTATAATTACTTGAAATACATAAAGTATAAATAATCACAGGAAAAAGatacaaatattaaaatacATCGGACGTGCTTGGTTTCTTTGCCTAACCTTGCCTAGCCTTGCTATTGGACAAAGAAAACTTTGCTAGTTGAGGAGAACCAATTTGGTTCTCCCTAAAAAGCAGTGATGGAAAATCGTCCGATCAGCCGATTAATCGGTGATCGGCTGGGCAATGAGTAGATTAGCTTGTTATCGGCTCTAAAATCGGCAGGGCAACGAGCAGGGTGGCAGAGGCGCGGCtgcgggggaggagaggaggcgtgGCTGCGAGGGAGCAGGGAGGAGGCGTGGCGGCGGGGGacgagaggaggcggcggcgtggaGGACTCGGGTGGCGGATAGGGACGGGCGGTGTGAGACTGAGTATGAGTAATAGGAGAGGGTTGAAACCCTAGTGGGCTGGTGGGCTGCAGGGAAGGAATGTTGGGCTGGGCCAACCCAAttcctttccctttttctattttttctttttcttttctactttTCTGCAGTTTTTATGTAGTTTGTTTACACATCCTTTATACCTACAAAGCTACAACCAAATATTTTGATGTGTATTAATCACAAATTAATGTGTTAGTTCAGAAATACTGATATTATTTACTTTATACCAACCGATTAATTCAGTTAATCCCCGATTAATTCAGTTAATCCCCGATTAACCGATTAATCCCTACTCCCCAGCCAGCCGAGCAGCTATTGATCACTGATTTTTTGAACAATGATAAAAAGTCATAAATCCTTAATCGCCTTGCCCAAAAACAAGGCTAGCTGACTAGGCAAGGGAGCCAAACATGCAATCTCCCACCTAGCTTGCTAGGCAACGTTTGGCAAAGGATCCAAACATGCCAAAAACATGTAGCTTGAAAGTTCAGCAGCAAGATTAGAATTAAATTATCATACCATGCTGAACAAGTTCACAGAAAATATTTTACAGGCACCTTTGCTCAGAAATAGGATAAAATGTTGTTTTTAATTATCACAAGACGCCAGTTAAGTATGACGAAAGAAGACAAAACTTGTAGTCCTAAATACAGAAAATGCTATTTTGAGTAACGTTCTTAAACAGCAGCAGGAACAAGCAACTCAACATTAAGCCTAGTTATACTATTAGCTACATAGATCCACAGATACTAGTAACAAGTTACCTTCCCACTCACTCCTGCAACTAACGAGATTAAACAGCATTAAACAACTATTGCAGCCGAAATGCCTTAGCAAAATCACGAGTACCCTAAAAAGTCACATTGTTTCGGTAAACTGGAATCAAACCTCATCCCACAATCCCCTTGTTATATCAATCGGACATGAATACAGCCTAAGAACATAACATCTCAACTAGCTTGAAACTAAATTACAAAAAACATCAAAACAAGCACGTGTATCGAACAAaatgcaccaccaccaccaccaccactgcacCTCCAAGCCGACACCAATAGCATGCACCAAAATTCAGCAAATAAGCCAATCAAAATCCAGGATTTACAAACCATCGAAAATTGGATACGCGGACGGAAATGTGTACCAACCACGACCGTGCAAGCTAACAGATTCAAACGAACCCTCGCAATCGAATTCAACCCAACAGGCAAAACCTATGCGAAATCGATCGCATCCACCTAAAACGCCTGCTAAACTACCCACAAATAGCATTTGCAGGACCCGCCGCACACGCCAAATTCAAGTGCGTAGCGGCGCAGGCCGCGcgcagtggggggggggggtggcaagAAGCAAGGAATCGCAACTAACCCTATCAAAAACACCACCAGTTTTTTCCGCATCAGAGATAAGGGAGGGGGGCGGAATCGGGCACTCACAGCTGCAGCGCCTCGAGGAACTTGTCGTGCTCCGGCTCCGTCCAGCTCTCCCGCGACTTGGTGATGGTGTACGGCTTCCTAGTCTTCCTCGCCTCCTCCCCCGCTGGATCCGGGGCCGGCACCGCCATCGGCGGCGCCGCGATCGCCAACACCCCCCGCATCCCCTGCTGCTTCttcccgcctccgcctcctccctcatccacgcctccgCCTGCGCCCGCGACGGCGGCGTCGAGCGGCTTCGGCGTCGTGCTCATCGAAACCATCAGCCGGGGGGGGAGGGGGCTTGCAGCCTAGGGTTTTGCCTCCACTCGGtcgtgtttttttttcctctcggGTGCGCGACTTGCGAGTtgggtgggagagagagagagaggtgggtgCTGGAAATGGGCCGTGCGCTGCGCGATGTGGAAGATTCTCTACGCTTCGGGGCGGTTCGCCCCTGACCGCAATCGCCGAGTGACGCTGACGAACGGGGCCCACCAGTAATGCACCGGTGGCGCCGCGAGGCTGACGGGTGGGTCCACTGGTCGGTGGCGCCGGATCGGAAGTTGGTTGCGTTCCGTGTCAGCTCTGATGACGAtgagtcgtcgtcgtcgctgcaCGCGGCACGCCCTTCGCGTTTCCTGGTCCGCCGTGCAGTGCAGCCTGAGCTAGCTTGACCTGAGGATTTCTCGGGCTGGGTTGAGAAAAGGCCCAGTTCATGTCGGGCTCAAATCTGTTGCCCAGGAACGCCCGTTACTGGCCATCGGTCATGCATTTTCGGACCGCCCTTTAATTTTACacttcagaaaaagaaaatatgctTGTCGGGGCGGGCTCGAGTCAGGCCCAAGGTGTTCCGGGCCTGCTCTCCTCTGCCCTGGCCCACCTAGTAAGCGTCGTCGGCCTTTGTGGGTGGGCTTTTTTGGGCCGAGACGAACCAAAAATGCTCTGGTCTAGTGGTACTTCGTGTGATCCCACGCTAGGGGTGGGAAAAATTCACCGAAACCGATTCACTGAACCGATTTAACCGACTTTTATGGTTAGTTCGGTGTTCGGCAATCGGTGTGTTTTTCATTCTAGATTGTTAAGTGGGTTGGTGTTTTGTGCAGCTTTTAAGTCGTGGAAACTGAATAACCGATGCAGACGATATATTATAAAGTCAGAGGTTTGAAACCTATCGGACCTTTCTCGTAGAATCTTTCATTGGAAATCTGCTCAACCACACATCCCAttaagggcttgtttgtttgGGTTATGTCTTTTCTAAAAACTACTTCTAACTATTAGTCTTAGAGAAGTTGTTTGTTCAGAAGCTGTGTTCGTTTGATAACTCTGCTTTTGGATGGTGTGACTGATGACTTTTAAGCTGGATAAAGTGTGCAATGTCACTGATTGTTTGGAGTAAATgtatttttatatgtaaattgtTTTCATTGACTTTTGATAATATTTGTGGAGAATACTAGTATATaaggtgtatatatatgtaactaATAGTATTTAAAATGTAAATAGTTGACCAtctatatattttgatttttgaaaacatACGTGAGTCCCAAAATATGCTGTGATCATTCCCTTATTAGAAAAATACAAAAGGATGACAAGGAATATAACTTCTAGCCAATTTTGCAGTGCTATGATTCATGTTGTTTAAGGACCCAAATTTAGTCCGAAACGTGCATTGTAGTTCATCCCGGCAGCCGCAAGGGTGTAGATGTAATTGGTGGCTCGCAGGCACACCAAAACTGAAACATATCCAGTTATCTGTAAGTCAAAAGTAACAAAGAAACTCAAGTCACATTATCCTATTATACAATTGTTGATTCATCACAAGTTCACAACGCACATGGTAGTACCTGAACTTGGTCTTTCACAAATCCTCTCCATATGCTGCTTGATAGGTCTTGTCACCATCTCGAGGTGTTCTCCCTGCGCAGAAGATGGCTGTAGACCTGCTCAATACTGAAGAAAAGCACACATTTTACGGACAATTAGCCTTGGATACAACAAACATGTCTGGGATCTGCATGATTGTTGGAAAGTTGCCGGGCGTTGCCGCGTCAGATCAACACTCGCGCTGCAAAATCACAAGATCTTTTGGTTGCTGTTGCCGGCTTTCCGACGGGCACAAGGTTTCAGATGACATCCTTGGTGTTGCTAGGCAGGTCCAGAAAAGTACTGCCTCCGTTTCATAATAATTATTACTTTTTGATCAAAAGAGTCTTTTTAAAATACTGTATTTCATGTATcctaatatatttttactaCTCTTTTCCATTTTTCTCCTATCAATTCATAATTCGTATCGTTATTCGTGTAACTCAATACTAATCATAAAAGGAATATTTTGGTCATAAAATATTTTACCAATAATTATCTAAATCTTCGTGATCGGTCAAAAGTGCCAAGTATTACAAAACAGAGAGAGTAAAGACAAAATTACTTCGGAAGCTTGCTAAAAAAGCAACCAAATTGATTGCTCCATGTCGATCCGTTTGTATTGTGTTGTGTGAGTGAGAGAGATATTGGTAGGCGAGAAGTGTAGTATAAGTGAAGCAAATAAGACTAAAATTTTAAGATCGTAGGTTAAATAAAGTGTTTTAAATATTAGTTTATAGTTTAAAATATAAAGCTCATCTAAATATTCTTAATGTATTTATACTCTAGTTTCACAAATTTCTACCGCTAGAACTATATGGAATAAAACATAAAAGGAATAAATTACCGGCGTGGATCGTGTGATTCTGAGCAAGTGCAGAACGTAAAGCTGTTAACGCAGGCACGGTGAAATGGACTAATGCTTTGTGTGGTGAAGTTCTGGTATAAGACCAAGGGATTTCCTTCACGgtcagattcccgtcgtgaagggattcccgttcccttcagcgctcttaacggtttcccttcacggttcctttcacgacgggattcctaAGGTTATTCCTTTcaggatgggattctctctcctttcccttcacgattcctttcgaaggaaagctgttggagatgagagaaaataaagggaatagaaacagaaaaggaaacgaaatgaagagaatatggttgggaGTAGCCGGAAATGCTTTGAGTCTTTCGCATGCCGGTTTGCATTTGCTTATTTCTGGTTTGGTTTTGGTGGCCGACCCACAGAAAATGGGTCGCACGAAGGCATCATTTGGGGCTTTGGCATGGAAGTTGCCCGCTCTACTCTAGTCCCGGAGAATGTTTGTTCATGCAGATTGGTCCAAGCTCCATATGAGTCCTATCAAGTTAAAGACTCT from Phragmites australis chromosome 8, lpPhrAust1.1, whole genome shotgun sequence includes:
- the LOC133927196 gene encoding protein REVEILLE 6-like, which encodes MVSMSTTPKPLDAAVAGAGGGVDEGGGGGGKKQQGMRGVLAIAAPPMAVPAPDPAGEEARKTRKPYTITKSRESWTEPEHDKFLEALQLFDRDWKKIEAYVGSKTVIQIRSHAQKYFLKVQKNGTGEHLPPPRPKRKAAHPYPQKASKNVSQAVLSQQLPPPREQGPVMSMDTSNVVRNTNGNAAVPSWDNALVQPFSASHVQGAVATNNCSSSIESPSGTWPTSEAVEQENAVLPLRVMPDFARVYSFLGSIFDPDTSGHLQRLKAMDPIDVETVLLLMRNLSTNLTSPDFEEHRRLLSSYSYGGGDHIKSEGIENLGSPQSCHLPFMVTSE